From Saccopteryx leptura isolate mSacLep1 chromosome 3, mSacLep1_pri_phased_curated, whole genome shotgun sequence, one genomic window encodes:
- the TTC4 gene encoding tetratricopeptide repeat protein 4, with protein sequence MELPKPVAISDGSTDDGSGSFLEEFQSQHYSGGFCENQWEEEFEKIPLFMKKAPSEIDPRENPDLACLQSIIFDDERPPEEQAKTYKDEGNDYFKEKEYKKAVISYTEGLKKKCADADLNAVLYTNRAAAQYYLGNFRSALNDVTAAKKLKPCHLKAIVRGALCHLELKNFAEAVNWCDEGLQIDAKEKKLLEMRAKADKLKRTEQRDIRKAKLKEKKEQDQNEALLQAIKARNIRLVSEAASEDEDSASEGLGELDGLNYENPCGARLRVDDQGRLSWPVLFLYPEHVQSDFISAFHEDSRFIDHLMVMFGETPSWDLEQKYCPYNLEVYFEDEDREELYQVLPQSTLLQVLQHPRYFIKALTPAFLVFVGSSTFCRKYLQERKVHRVK encoded by the exons ATGGAGCTCCCTAAGCCGGTCGCCATCTCCGACGGCAGCACCGACGACGGCTCGGGCTCGTTCCTAGAAGAGTTCCAGAGCCAGCATTATAGTGGCGGCTTCTGCGAGAACCAGTGGGAAGAG GAATTTGAAAAGATCCCCCTGTTTATGAAGAAAGCCCCATCAGAAATTGACCCCAGGGAGAATCCTGACTTGGCTTGCCTCCAGTCAATTATTTTTGATGATGAGCGACCTCCAGAAG AACAGGCCAAGACTTATAAAGATGAGGGCAATgattactttaaagaaaaagagtataaaaaagctgtgatttCATATACTGAAGGCTTAAAGAAGAAATGTGCAGATGCTGATTTGAATGCTGTTCTTTATACCAACCGGGCAGCAGCACAATACTATCTGG GCAATTTTCGTTCTGCTCTCAATGATGTGACAGCTGCCAAAAAGCTAAAACCCTGCCACCTCAAAGCAATAGTAAGAG GTGCCTTATGTCATCTGGAACTCAAAAACTTTGCTGAGGCTGTGAACTGGTGCGATGAGGGGCTGCAGATAGATGCCAAAGAGAAGAAGCTTCTGGAAATGAGGGCTAAAGCAGACAAACTGAAG CGAACTGAACAGAGGGATATAAGGAAAGCAAagttgaaagaaaagaaggagcagGATCAGAATGAGGCTTTACTCCAGGCCATCAAG GCTAGGAACATCAGGTTAGTTTCTGAAGCTGCCAGTGAGGATGAAGATTCTGCCTCAGAAGGTCTAGGTGAACTGGATGGGCTCAACTATGAGAATCCCTGTGGAGCCAGGCTGAGAGTAGATGACCAGGGCAGACTGAGCTGGCCTGTGCTCTTTCTGTACCCAGAGCATGTCCAGTCGGACTTTATCTCTGCTTTTCATGAGGACTCCAG GTTTATTGATCATCTAATGGTGATGTTTGGTGAAACACCCTCTTGGGACTTAGAGCAAAAATACTGCCCTTATAACTTAGAG GTCTACTTTGAGGACGAGGACAGGGAAGAACTGTACCAGGTTCTTCCCCAGAGCACCCTGCTGCAAGTGCTACAGCACCCCAG